In Ctenopharyngodon idella isolate HZGC_01 chromosome 1, HZGC01, whole genome shotgun sequence, a single genomic region encodes these proteins:
- the LOC127500234 gene encoding CMRF35-like molecule 8 isoform X2 encodes MWDILLLFSSICTAVVVGDADTVTGYSGERVEIRCSYESGYESNSKYFCKGKCSFGNKDIMVKSGSAAKDERFSLTDDTTNRVFTVTITDLRTEDEGKYWCAVKRTLSFTDVYSEIMLQVKQVSITHLPLNTTAEITSEDSDWNDHNYQEISELQCKNKHTTTIYTTVESPDYPMIYSTADKPDDLIIYYTLDKPADQIIDSTADKPDDQ; translated from the exons ATGTGGGACATTCTGCTGCTGTTTTCCAGCATCTGTACAG CTGTTGTTGTAGGAGATGCAGATACAGTTACAGGATACAGTGGAGAGAGAGTTGAGATCAGATGCTCATATGAATCTGGATATGAATCAAATTCAAAGTATTTTTGTAAAGGCAAGTGTAGCTTTGGAAATAAAGACATCATGGTTAAATCAGGATCTGCAGCTAAAGACGAGAGATTCTCTCTGACTGACGACACGACGAACAGAGTTTTCACCGTCACCATCACTGATCTGAGAACAGAGGATGAAGGCAAATACTGGTGTGCTGTGAAGAGGACTTTGTCTTTTACTGATGTATATTCAGAGATAATGTTGCAGGTTAAACAGG TCTCCATCACACATTTGCCTTTGAATACAACAGCAGAAATCACTTCAGAG GACAGTGACTGGAATGACCATAATTATCAGGAAATCAGTGAGCTGCAGTGCAAGAACAAACACACCACCACCATCTACACTACAGTAGAAAGTCCAGATTATCCAATGATCTACTCCACTGCAGACAAACCAGATGATCTGATTATCTACTATACTTTAGATAAACCAGCTGATCAGATTATCGACTCCACTGCAGATAAACCAGATGATCAATGA
- the LOC127500234 gene encoding uncharacterized protein LOC127500234 isoform X1, with product MWDILLLFSSICTAVVVGDADTVTGYSGERVEIRCSYESGYESNSKYFCKGKCSFGNKDIMVKSGSAAKDERFSLTDDTTNRVFTVTITDLRTEDEGKYWCAVKRTLSFTDVYSEIMLQVKQGHVSYSGSVIYVSAGLVIMVIILLMALMVWCRKRSKKSPRVTQSGLSQQVSITHLPLNTTAEITSEDSDWNDHNYQEISELQCKNKHTTTIYTTVESPDYPMIYSTADKPDDLIIYYTLDKPADQIIDSTADKPDDQ from the exons ATGTGGGACATTCTGCTGCTGTTTTCCAGCATCTGTACAG CTGTTGTTGTAGGAGATGCAGATACAGTTACAGGATACAGTGGAGAGAGAGTTGAGATCAGATGCTCATATGAATCTGGATATGAATCAAATTCAAAGTATTTTTGTAAAGGCAAGTGTAGCTTTGGAAATAAAGACATCATGGTTAAATCAGGATCTGCAGCTAAAGACGAGAGATTCTCTCTGACTGACGACACGACGAACAGAGTTTTCACCGTCACCATCACTGATCTGAGAACAGAGGATGAAGGCAAATACTGGTGTGCTGTGAAGAGGACTTTGTCTTTTACTGATGTATATTCAGAGATAATGTTGCAGGTTAAACAGG GTCACGTCTCATATTCAGGGTCTGTCATATACGTCAGTGCTGGATTAGTCATCATGGTGATCATCCTCCTCATGGCACTGATGGTGTGGTGTAGGAAGAGAAGCAAGAAATCACCACGAGTTACACAATCAGGACTTTCACAGCAAG TCTCCATCACACATTTGCCTTTGAATACAACAGCAGAAATCACTTCAGAG GACAGTGACTGGAATGACCATAATTATCAGGAAATCAGTGAGCTGCAGTGCAAGAACAAACACACCACCACCATCTACACTACAGTAGAAAGTCCAGATTATCCAATGATCTACTCCACTGCAGACAAACCAGATGATCTGATTATCTACTATACTTTAGATAAACCAGCTGATCAGATTATCGACTCCACTGCAGATAAACCAGATGATCAATGA